A single Phragmites australis chromosome 4, lpPhrAust1.1, whole genome shotgun sequence DNA region contains:
- the LOC133915888 gene encoding endoribonuclease Dicer homolog 2a-like isoform X3 — protein sequence MRARVQVKDNNRSPSAGSIPRLPPPPSGSSSAPPRPPNPSPKPHQSITMGGSGSPSAAAHVADTRGEDAPCEEEPGNDEEKYQHEQPVYFPEELVGNWLSFSCLGLYYCYKISLRGCFNQTTAPTDIILAVKCDMGPEFLCNSFNLGGVEVTVEYVRIIHLNQEQVIFARRFQTTILSLLITNDHSEVRDAIKYFHELQVSVGVVYLLLPLVSGKIDWCSIKFSTSRVYEATEKDMRHCHSCKHANVLQTEDGSFCRCMLQNSVVYTPHNGKFYYVTGFRDLNANTPLYLKDGSVVSNKRYSKTSYSLRLTCENQPLLAARGLFMVRNFLHKCYQEVKEPSNQNAVEWPPELYRVVMAPVSANTLFSFSFVPSIMYRIKCLLLSVKLKIQLGPRMQQFNITALKILEALTTKECQEEFSLESLETLGDSFLKYVTSQHLFSKNKLHREGMLTSLRKKMVSNTTLCQLACNSKLVGYIQGEEFNPKNWIIPGLGYDTCGNSKFFFLYTNNMYSLKKISIKSKRIADTVESLIGAYLSVGGEQAAFHFIKSLGMDIELHTEMQDELKNITKSEEFKAFINVRRLDLETMLDYSFNDCSLLFEALTHGSSNIAATTSCCYERLEFLGDAVLDHILTLYFYKQYYPECTPALLTNLRKASVNNYCYAHAAVKNGLHKHIHHSSSEQMIKNLENSGRSFLGPSHGWEPGIGLPEEQTYILFAPWTFFPFCG from the exons ATGCGCGCACGAGTCCAGGTCAAGGACAACAACCGCAGCCCAAGCGCCGGTTCCATACCTCGGCTTCCTCCGCCTCCCTCTGGTTCCTCTTCTGCGCCACCCCGACCGCCCAACCCCTCCCCAAAACCTCACCAGTCAATCACCATGGGTGGCTCTGgctccccctccgccgccgcccacgTGGCTGACACGCGGGGAGAAGATGCTCCGTGCGAAGAAGAGCCCGGCAACG ATGAGGAGAAATATCAACATGAACAGCCTGTCTACTTTCCAGAAGAACTAGTGGGTAATTGGCTATCTTTTTCTTGTCTTGGCTTATATTATTGCTACAAGATCTCATTGCGAGGGTGTTTCAACCAAACTACCGCTCCAACCGACATAATTTTAGCTGTCAAATGTGACATGGGACCTGAATTCCTTTGTAACTCATTTAACTTGGGCGGTGTTGAAGTTACCGTGGAATACGTGCGCATCATTCATCTAAATCAAGAACAG GTAATTTTCGCCAGAAGATTTCAGACAACCATTCTTTCTTTGCTTATTACCAATGACCATTCGGAGGTCAGAGATGCTATAAAATACTTCCATGAGCTGCAAGTATCTGTGGGTGTTGTCTATCTACTTCTGCCTTTAGTTTCTGGCAAAATTGATTGGTGCAGTATCAAGTTCTCAACTTCACGAGTATATGAAGCTACTGAAAAAGATATGAGACACTGCCATTCTTGTAAACATGCTAATGTACTGCAGACAGAAGATGGTTCTTTCTGCAGGTGTATGCTTCAGAATTCTGTTGTCTACACCCCTCATAATGGAAAATTTTATTATGTTACTGGGTTTCGTGACTTAAATGCAAATACCCCTTTGTATTTGAAAGATGGGAGTGTTGTTAGCAACAAGAGGTATTCTAAGACTAG CTATAGCCTACGTTTAACATGTGAAAATCAACCACTATTGGCTGCTAGGGGATTATTCATGGTGCGAAACTTCCTCCACAAGTGCTATCAAGAAGTGAAAG AACCTAGCAATCAAAATGCTGTTGAGTGGCCACCTGAACTCTACAGAGTAGTCATGGCACCGGTGTCAGCAAATACTTTATTCAGCTTTTCATTTGTTCCTTCTATAATGTACCGTATCAAGTGTCTGCTTCTTTCTGTGAAGTTGAAAATCCAGTTGGGCCCAAGAATGCAACAGTTCAACATAACAGCTCTGAAG ATTCTGGAAGCACTTACAACAAAGGAATGCCAGGAGGAATTTTCACTGGAATCATTAGAAACGCTTGGGGATTCTTTCCTTAAGTATGTTACAAGTCAACATCTTTTTAGCAAAAATAAGCTTCATCGAGAGGGCATGCTAACCTCTCTGAGAAAAAAAATGGTCTCCAACACAACTCTATGCCAGCTGGCTTGCAACAGCAAACTTGTG GGATACATTCAGGGTGAAGAATTTAACCCAAAAAATTGGATCATTCCAGGGCTTGGTTATGACACATGTGGTAACAGCAAGTTTTTCTTCCTATACACCAATAATATGTACAGTCTGAAGAAAATATCCATAAAAAGCAAGAGAATTGCAGATACAGTTGAATCCTTGATTGGAGCCTATCTCAGTGTTGGAGGTGAACAGGCCGCGTTTCATTTCATAAAATCACTAGGAATGGATATAGAACTGCATACTGAAATGCAAGATGAACtgaaaaatataacaaaatCTGAAGAATTCAAAGCATTCATTAATGTGAGAAGGTTGGACTTGGAGACAATGCTCGATTATAGTTTCAATGATTGTTCACTGTTATTCGAAGCATTGACACATGGTTCCTCTAATATTGCGGCCACTACATCCTGCTGCTATGAG AGGCTTGAGTTTCTCGGAGATGCTGTATTGGATCATATCTTAACTTTGTACTTCTACAAACAATACTACCCTGAATGTACACCAGCATTGTTGACAAATCTGCGAAAAGCTTCCGTGAACAACTATTGCTATGCACATGCAGCTGTTAAAAATGGATTAcacaagcatattcatcatTCATCATCAGAACAGATGATTAAGAATCTTGAGAATTCTGGGCGGTCATTTTTAGGCCCATCGCATGGTTGGGAACCTGGCATTGGTCTACCTGAG GAGCAAACCTATATTTTGTTCGCTCCTTGGACCTTTTTTCCATTTTGTGGCTAA
- the LOC133915888 gene encoding endoribonuclease Dicer homolog 2a-like isoform X4 encodes MRARVQVKDNNRSPSAGSIPRLPPPPSGSSSAPPRPPNPSPKPHQSITMGGSGSPSAAAHVADTRGEDAPCEEEPGNDEEKYQHEQPVYFPEELVGNWLSFSCLGLYYCYKISLRGCFNQTTAPTDIILAVKCDMGPEFLCNSFNLGGVEVTVEYVRIIHLNQEQVIFARRFQTTILSLLITNDHSEVRDAIKYFHELQVSVGVVYLLLPLVSGKIDWCSIKFSTSRVYEATEKDMRHCHSCKHANVLQTEDGSFCRCMLQNSVVYTPHNGKFYYVTGFRDLNANTPLYLKDGSVVSNKRYSKTSYSLRLTCENQPLLAARGLFMVRNFLHKCYQEVKEPSNQNAVEWPPELYRVVMAPVSANTLFSFSFVPSIMYRIKCLLLSVKLKIQLGPRMQQFNITALKILEALTTKECQEEFSLESLETLGDSFLKYVTSQHLFSKNKLHREGMLTSLRKKMVSNTTLCQLACNSKLVGYIQGEEFNPKNWIIPGLGYDTCGNSKFFFLYTNNMYSLKKISIKSKRIADTVESLIGAYLSVGGEQAAFHFIKSLGMDIELHTEMQDELKNITKSEEFKAFINVRRLDLETMLDYSFNDCSLLFEALTHGSSNIAATTSCCYERLEFLGDAVLDHILTLYFYKQYYPECTPALLTNLRKASVNNYCYAHAAVKNGLHKHIHHSSSEQMIKNLENSGRSFLGPSHGWEPGIGLPEQA; translated from the exons ATGCGCGCACGAGTCCAGGTCAAGGACAACAACCGCAGCCCAAGCGCCGGTTCCATACCTCGGCTTCCTCCGCCTCCCTCTGGTTCCTCTTCTGCGCCACCCCGACCGCCCAACCCCTCCCCAAAACCTCACCAGTCAATCACCATGGGTGGCTCTGgctccccctccgccgccgcccacgTGGCTGACACGCGGGGAGAAGATGCTCCGTGCGAAGAAGAGCCCGGCAACG ATGAGGAGAAATATCAACATGAACAGCCTGTCTACTTTCCAGAAGAACTAGTGGGTAATTGGCTATCTTTTTCTTGTCTTGGCTTATATTATTGCTACAAGATCTCATTGCGAGGGTGTTTCAACCAAACTACCGCTCCAACCGACATAATTTTAGCTGTCAAATGTGACATGGGACCTGAATTCCTTTGTAACTCATTTAACTTGGGCGGTGTTGAAGTTACCGTGGAATACGTGCGCATCATTCATCTAAATCAAGAACAG GTAATTTTCGCCAGAAGATTTCAGACAACCATTCTTTCTTTGCTTATTACCAATGACCATTCGGAGGTCAGAGATGCTATAAAATACTTCCATGAGCTGCAAGTATCTGTGGGTGTTGTCTATCTACTTCTGCCTTTAGTTTCTGGCAAAATTGATTGGTGCAGTATCAAGTTCTCAACTTCACGAGTATATGAAGCTACTGAAAAAGATATGAGACACTGCCATTCTTGTAAACATGCTAATGTACTGCAGACAGAAGATGGTTCTTTCTGCAGGTGTATGCTTCAGAATTCTGTTGTCTACACCCCTCATAATGGAAAATTTTATTATGTTACTGGGTTTCGTGACTTAAATGCAAATACCCCTTTGTATTTGAAAGATGGGAGTGTTGTTAGCAACAAGAGGTATTCTAAGACTAG CTATAGCCTACGTTTAACATGTGAAAATCAACCACTATTGGCTGCTAGGGGATTATTCATGGTGCGAAACTTCCTCCACAAGTGCTATCAAGAAGTGAAAG AACCTAGCAATCAAAATGCTGTTGAGTGGCCACCTGAACTCTACAGAGTAGTCATGGCACCGGTGTCAGCAAATACTTTATTCAGCTTTTCATTTGTTCCTTCTATAATGTACCGTATCAAGTGTCTGCTTCTTTCTGTGAAGTTGAAAATCCAGTTGGGCCCAAGAATGCAACAGTTCAACATAACAGCTCTGAAG ATTCTGGAAGCACTTACAACAAAGGAATGCCAGGAGGAATTTTCACTGGAATCATTAGAAACGCTTGGGGATTCTTTCCTTAAGTATGTTACAAGTCAACATCTTTTTAGCAAAAATAAGCTTCATCGAGAGGGCATGCTAACCTCTCTGAGAAAAAAAATGGTCTCCAACACAACTCTATGCCAGCTGGCTTGCAACAGCAAACTTGTG GGATACATTCAGGGTGAAGAATTTAACCCAAAAAATTGGATCATTCCAGGGCTTGGTTATGACACATGTGGTAACAGCAAGTTTTTCTTCCTATACACCAATAATATGTACAGTCTGAAGAAAATATCCATAAAAAGCAAGAGAATTGCAGATACAGTTGAATCCTTGATTGGAGCCTATCTCAGTGTTGGAGGTGAACAGGCCGCGTTTCATTTCATAAAATCACTAGGAATGGATATAGAACTGCATACTGAAATGCAAGATGAACtgaaaaatataacaaaatCTGAAGAATTCAAAGCATTCATTAATGTGAGAAGGTTGGACTTGGAGACAATGCTCGATTATAGTTTCAATGATTGTTCACTGTTATTCGAAGCATTGACACATGGTTCCTCTAATATTGCGGCCACTACATCCTGCTGCTATGAG AGGCTTGAGTTTCTCGGAGATGCTGTATTGGATCATATCTTAACTTTGTACTTCTACAAACAATACTACCCTGAATGTACACCAGCATTGTTGACAAATCTGCGAAAAGCTTCCGTGAACAACTATTGCTATGCACATGCAGCTGTTAAAAATGGATTAcacaagcatattcatcatTCATCATCAGAACAGATGATTAAGAATCTTGAGAATTCTGGGCGGTCATTTTTAGGCCCATCGCATGGTTGGGAACCTGGCATTGGTCTACCTGAG CAAGCATGA
- the LOC133915888 gene encoding endoribonuclease Dicer homolog 2a-like isoform X2 → MRARVQVKDNNRSPSAGSIPRLPPPPSGSSSAPPRPPNPSPKPHQSITMGGSGSPSAAAHVADTRGEDAPCEEEPGNDEEKYQHEQPVYFPEELVGNWLSFSCLGLYYCYKISLRGCFNQTTAPTDIILAVKCDMGPEFLCNSFNLGGVEVTVEYVRIIHLNQEQVIFARRFQTTILSLLITNDHSEVRDAIKYFHELQVSVGVVYLLLPLVSGKIDWCSIKFSTSRVYEATEKDMRHCHSCKHANVLQTEDGSFCRCMLQNSVVYTPHNGKFYYVTGFRDLNANTPLYLKDGSVVSNKRYSKTRGLFMVRNFLHKCYQEVKEPSNQNAVEWPPELYRVVMAPVSANTLFSFSFVPSIMYRIKCLLLSVKLKIQLGPRMQQFNITALKILEALTTKECQEEFSLESLETLGDSFLKYVTSQHLFSKNKLHREGMLTSLRKKMVSNTTLCQLACNSKLVGYIQGEEFNPKNWIIPGLGYDTCGNSKFFFLYTNNMYSLKKISIKSKRIADTVESLIGAYLSVGGEQAAFHFIKSLGMDIELHTEMQDELKNITKSEEFKAFINVRRLDLETMLDYSFNDCSLLFEALTHGSSNIAATTSCCYERLEFLGDAVLDHILTLYFYKQYYPECTPALLTNLRKASVNNYCYAHAAVKNGLHKHIHHSSSEQMIKNLENSGRSFLGPSHGWEPGIGLPEHLADLIESIAGAIYLDSKHDKEKVWTAMERLLGPLATPETVKPDPVMELKELCERRKYPEPSYSLTRDDGVGVTRVVAEVEASGTVHSRTGKGRNKDVAKVLAANALLKELKAAAVS, encoded by the exons ATGCGCGCACGAGTCCAGGTCAAGGACAACAACCGCAGCCCAAGCGCCGGTTCCATACCTCGGCTTCCTCCGCCTCCCTCTGGTTCCTCTTCTGCGCCACCCCGACCGCCCAACCCCTCCCCAAAACCTCACCAGTCAATCACCATGGGTGGCTCTGgctccccctccgccgccgcccacgTGGCTGACACGCGGGGAGAAGATGCTCCGTGCGAAGAAGAGCCCGGCAACG ATGAGGAGAAATATCAACATGAACAGCCTGTCTACTTTCCAGAAGAACTAGTGGGTAATTGGCTATCTTTTTCTTGTCTTGGCTTATATTATTGCTACAAGATCTCATTGCGAGGGTGTTTCAACCAAACTACCGCTCCAACCGACATAATTTTAGCTGTCAAATGTGACATGGGACCTGAATTCCTTTGTAACTCATTTAACTTGGGCGGTGTTGAAGTTACCGTGGAATACGTGCGCATCATTCATCTAAATCAAGAACAG GTAATTTTCGCCAGAAGATTTCAGACAACCATTCTTTCTTTGCTTATTACCAATGACCATTCGGAGGTCAGAGATGCTATAAAATACTTCCATGAGCTGCAAGTATCTGTGGGTGTTGTCTATCTACTTCTGCCTTTAGTTTCTGGCAAAATTGATTGGTGCAGTATCAAGTTCTCAACTTCACGAGTATATGAAGCTACTGAAAAAGATATGAGACACTGCCATTCTTGTAAACATGCTAATGTACTGCAGACAGAAGATGGTTCTTTCTGCAGGTGTATGCTTCAGAATTCTGTTGTCTACACCCCTCATAATGGAAAATTTTATTATGTTACTGGGTTTCGTGACTTAAATGCAAATACCCCTTTGTATTTGAAAGATGGGAGTGTTGTTAGCAACAAGAGGTATTCTAAGACTAG GGGATTATTCATGGTGCGAAACTTCCTCCACAAGTGCTATCAAGAAGTGAAAG AACCTAGCAATCAAAATGCTGTTGAGTGGCCACCTGAACTCTACAGAGTAGTCATGGCACCGGTGTCAGCAAATACTTTATTCAGCTTTTCATTTGTTCCTTCTATAATGTACCGTATCAAGTGTCTGCTTCTTTCTGTGAAGTTGAAAATCCAGTTGGGCCCAAGAATGCAACAGTTCAACATAACAGCTCTGAAG ATTCTGGAAGCACTTACAACAAAGGAATGCCAGGAGGAATTTTCACTGGAATCATTAGAAACGCTTGGGGATTCTTTCCTTAAGTATGTTACAAGTCAACATCTTTTTAGCAAAAATAAGCTTCATCGAGAGGGCATGCTAACCTCTCTGAGAAAAAAAATGGTCTCCAACACAACTCTATGCCAGCTGGCTTGCAACAGCAAACTTGTG GGATACATTCAGGGTGAAGAATTTAACCCAAAAAATTGGATCATTCCAGGGCTTGGTTATGACACATGTGGTAACAGCAAGTTTTTCTTCCTATACACCAATAATATGTACAGTCTGAAGAAAATATCCATAAAAAGCAAGAGAATTGCAGATACAGTTGAATCCTTGATTGGAGCCTATCTCAGTGTTGGAGGTGAACAGGCCGCGTTTCATTTCATAAAATCACTAGGAATGGATATAGAACTGCATACTGAAATGCAAGATGAACtgaaaaatataacaaaatCTGAAGAATTCAAAGCATTCATTAATGTGAGAAGGTTGGACTTGGAGACAATGCTCGATTATAGTTTCAATGATTGTTCACTGTTATTCGAAGCATTGACACATGGTTCCTCTAATATTGCGGCCACTACATCCTGCTGCTATGAG AGGCTTGAGTTTCTCGGAGATGCTGTATTGGATCATATCTTAACTTTGTACTTCTACAAACAATACTACCCTGAATGTACACCAGCATTGTTGACAAATCTGCGAAAAGCTTCCGTGAACAACTATTGCTATGCACATGCAGCTGTTAAAAATGGATTAcacaagcatattcatcatTCATCATCAGAACAGATGATTAAGAATCTTGAGAATTCTGGGCGGTCATTTTTAGGCCCATCGCATGGTTGGGAACCTGGCATTGGTCTACCTGAG CACCTCGcagatttgattgaatctataGCTGGTGCAATTTACCTCGACAGCAAGCATGACAAAGAGAAGGTCTGGACAGCCATGGAACGGCTATTGGGACCTCTTGCCACCCCCGAGACCGTGAAGCCTGACCCGGTGATGGAACTGAAAGAATTATGCGAGCGCAGGAAATACCCTGAGCCATCTTACTCTCTAACTCGTGACGATGGAGTTGGAGTCACAAGGGTGGTTGCAGAGGTTGAGGCCTCAGGAACAGTGCACTCCAGAACTGGAAAAGGTCGCAACAAGGATGTGGCAAAAGTTCTCGCCGCAAACGCTCTGCTCAAGGAACTGAAGGCCGCAGCTGTATCATGA
- the LOC133915888 gene encoding endoribonuclease Dicer homolog 2a-like isoform X1, with product MRARVQVKDNNRSPSAGSIPRLPPPPSGSSSAPPRPPNPSPKPHQSITMGGSGSPSAAAHVADTRGEDAPCEEEPGNDEEKYQHEQPVYFPEELVGNWLSFSCLGLYYCYKISLRGCFNQTTAPTDIILAVKCDMGPEFLCNSFNLGGVEVTVEYVRIIHLNQEQVIFARRFQTTILSLLITNDHSEVRDAIKYFHELQVSVGVVYLLLPLVSGKIDWCSIKFSTSRVYEATEKDMRHCHSCKHANVLQTEDGSFCRCMLQNSVVYTPHNGKFYYVTGFRDLNANTPLYLKDGSVVSNKRYSKTSYSLRLTCENQPLLAARGLFMVRNFLHKCYQEVKEPSNQNAVEWPPELYRVVMAPVSANTLFSFSFVPSIMYRIKCLLLSVKLKIQLGPRMQQFNITALKILEALTTKECQEEFSLESLETLGDSFLKYVTSQHLFSKNKLHREGMLTSLRKKMVSNTTLCQLACNSKLVGYIQGEEFNPKNWIIPGLGYDTCGNSKFFFLYTNNMYSLKKISIKSKRIADTVESLIGAYLSVGGEQAAFHFIKSLGMDIELHTEMQDELKNITKSEEFKAFINVRRLDLETMLDYSFNDCSLLFEALTHGSSNIAATTSCCYERLEFLGDAVLDHILTLYFYKQYYPECTPALLTNLRKASVNNYCYAHAAVKNGLHKHIHHSSSEQMIKNLENSGRSFLGPSHGWEPGIGLPEHLADLIESIAGAIYLDSKHDKEKVWTAMERLLGPLATPETVKPDPVMELKELCERRKYPEPSYSLTRDDGVGVTRVVAEVEASGTVHSRTGKGRNKDVAKVLAANALLKELKAAAVS from the exons ATGCGCGCACGAGTCCAGGTCAAGGACAACAACCGCAGCCCAAGCGCCGGTTCCATACCTCGGCTTCCTCCGCCTCCCTCTGGTTCCTCTTCTGCGCCACCCCGACCGCCCAACCCCTCCCCAAAACCTCACCAGTCAATCACCATGGGTGGCTCTGgctccccctccgccgccgcccacgTGGCTGACACGCGGGGAGAAGATGCTCCGTGCGAAGAAGAGCCCGGCAACG ATGAGGAGAAATATCAACATGAACAGCCTGTCTACTTTCCAGAAGAACTAGTGGGTAATTGGCTATCTTTTTCTTGTCTTGGCTTATATTATTGCTACAAGATCTCATTGCGAGGGTGTTTCAACCAAACTACCGCTCCAACCGACATAATTTTAGCTGTCAAATGTGACATGGGACCTGAATTCCTTTGTAACTCATTTAACTTGGGCGGTGTTGAAGTTACCGTGGAATACGTGCGCATCATTCATCTAAATCAAGAACAG GTAATTTTCGCCAGAAGATTTCAGACAACCATTCTTTCTTTGCTTATTACCAATGACCATTCGGAGGTCAGAGATGCTATAAAATACTTCCATGAGCTGCAAGTATCTGTGGGTGTTGTCTATCTACTTCTGCCTTTAGTTTCTGGCAAAATTGATTGGTGCAGTATCAAGTTCTCAACTTCACGAGTATATGAAGCTACTGAAAAAGATATGAGACACTGCCATTCTTGTAAACATGCTAATGTACTGCAGACAGAAGATGGTTCTTTCTGCAGGTGTATGCTTCAGAATTCTGTTGTCTACACCCCTCATAATGGAAAATTTTATTATGTTACTGGGTTTCGTGACTTAAATGCAAATACCCCTTTGTATTTGAAAGATGGGAGTGTTGTTAGCAACAAGAGGTATTCTAAGACTAG CTATAGCCTACGTTTAACATGTGAAAATCAACCACTATTGGCTGCTAGGGGATTATTCATGGTGCGAAACTTCCTCCACAAGTGCTATCAAGAAGTGAAAG AACCTAGCAATCAAAATGCTGTTGAGTGGCCACCTGAACTCTACAGAGTAGTCATGGCACCGGTGTCAGCAAATACTTTATTCAGCTTTTCATTTGTTCCTTCTATAATGTACCGTATCAAGTGTCTGCTTCTTTCTGTGAAGTTGAAAATCCAGTTGGGCCCAAGAATGCAACAGTTCAACATAACAGCTCTGAAG ATTCTGGAAGCACTTACAACAAAGGAATGCCAGGAGGAATTTTCACTGGAATCATTAGAAACGCTTGGGGATTCTTTCCTTAAGTATGTTACAAGTCAACATCTTTTTAGCAAAAATAAGCTTCATCGAGAGGGCATGCTAACCTCTCTGAGAAAAAAAATGGTCTCCAACACAACTCTATGCCAGCTGGCTTGCAACAGCAAACTTGTG GGATACATTCAGGGTGAAGAATTTAACCCAAAAAATTGGATCATTCCAGGGCTTGGTTATGACACATGTGGTAACAGCAAGTTTTTCTTCCTATACACCAATAATATGTACAGTCTGAAGAAAATATCCATAAAAAGCAAGAGAATTGCAGATACAGTTGAATCCTTGATTGGAGCCTATCTCAGTGTTGGAGGTGAACAGGCCGCGTTTCATTTCATAAAATCACTAGGAATGGATATAGAACTGCATACTGAAATGCAAGATGAACtgaaaaatataacaaaatCTGAAGAATTCAAAGCATTCATTAATGTGAGAAGGTTGGACTTGGAGACAATGCTCGATTATAGTTTCAATGATTGTTCACTGTTATTCGAAGCATTGACACATGGTTCCTCTAATATTGCGGCCACTACATCCTGCTGCTATGAG AGGCTTGAGTTTCTCGGAGATGCTGTATTGGATCATATCTTAACTTTGTACTTCTACAAACAATACTACCCTGAATGTACACCAGCATTGTTGACAAATCTGCGAAAAGCTTCCGTGAACAACTATTGCTATGCACATGCAGCTGTTAAAAATGGATTAcacaagcatattcatcatTCATCATCAGAACAGATGATTAAGAATCTTGAGAATTCTGGGCGGTCATTTTTAGGCCCATCGCATGGTTGGGAACCTGGCATTGGTCTACCTGAG CACCTCGcagatttgattgaatctataGCTGGTGCAATTTACCTCGACAGCAAGCATGACAAAGAGAAGGTCTGGACAGCCATGGAACGGCTATTGGGACCTCTTGCCACCCCCGAGACCGTGAAGCCTGACCCGGTGATGGAACTGAAAGAATTATGCGAGCGCAGGAAATACCCTGAGCCATCTTACTCTCTAACTCGTGACGATGGAGTTGGAGTCACAAGGGTGGTTGCAGAGGTTGAGGCCTCAGGAACAGTGCACTCCAGAACTGGAAAAGGTCGCAACAAGGATGTGGCAAAAGTTCTCGCCGCAAACGCTCTGCTCAAGGAACTGAAGGCCGCAGCTGTATCATGA